From Aquabacter sp. L1I39, the proteins below share one genomic window:
- a CDS encoding glycoside hydrolase family 19 protein, protein MRITSVITSGPQYSPDYRNSNVKSRAFDKEKFRSLFYETFKSMHLDASSGMNAEKMLDKLSKDNGITDRREMAYMLATALWETRVLKSKYVVVRDNNGNVVTDKSGKAKTRSVKTWGAMAPVKEADRGAGRRYFLPVKVKKLPGGRAQVTEQDGDQFIVEINGKYTPKKRGAVRGASPNVAMSQVYKDDDGEELAYYGRGLVQLTWWNNYAKAGAALGMSLELLFHPDLAEDEDIAYKLMSHGMVTGHGFANGRKLSDYFRGDHADYVGARAMVNGSDHAPEIAEMARKLQDILRRSEILPHSQSLNIPKLP, encoded by the coding sequence ATGCGAATTACATCGGTTATTACCAGCGGACCACAATATTCACCGGATTATAGAAATTCTAATGTCAAAAGCAGAGCTTTTGACAAAGAAAAATTTCGCTCATTATTTTACGAAACTTTCAAGTCAATGCACCTGGACGCAAGCTCCGGCATGAATGCGGAGAAAATGCTAGATAAATTGTCTAAAGACAACGGCATCACCGATAGGCGAGAGATGGCATATATGCTTGCCACGGCGTTATGGGAAACGCGAGTATTGAAATCCAAATATGTCGTAGTCAGGGATAATAATGGGAACGTCGTCACGGACAAGTCCGGAAAGGCGAAAACGAGGTCGGTGAAGACCTGGGGCGCCATGGCTCCTGTAAAGGAAGCAGACAGGGGTGCCGGAAGGAGATATTTTCTTCCTGTAAAAGTAAAAAAACTTCCGGGTGGCAGAGCCCAAGTGACAGAACAGGATGGAGATCAATTCATCGTCGAGATAAATGGAAAATACACGCCTAAGAAAAGGGGGGCGGTTCGGGGCGCGTCACCGAATGTGGCGATGTCCCAAGTGTACAAGGATGATGACGGGGAGGAATTGGCCTACTATGGACGAGGGCTCGTTCAGCTCACATGGTGGAATAACTACGCCAAGGCGGGGGCGGCGCTCGGGATGAGTTTAGAGTTGCTCTTCCATCCAGATTTGGCCGAAGATGAAGATATTGCCTACAAGCTGATGTCCCATGGCATGGTGACTGGGCACGGGTTTGCCAACGGTAGAAAGCTGTCGGACTATTTTCGCGGAGATCATGCGGATTACGTCGGCGCGAGAGCAATGGTCAACGGCTCGGATCATGCGCCTGAAATTGCGGAAATGGCACGTAAATTGCAGGATATATTAAGACGCTCCGAAATATTGCCACATTCCCAAAGCCTCAATATTCCAAAATTACCTTAA
- a CDS encoding invasion associated locus B family protein, translating into MAGLFLSAAAAPALAQAPLSFPGGAQSVSEDFQDWRVQCAIQQSVKRCAVLQQQMDPRSQQRLLAVELQAKGDKAEGLLFLPFGLAIDKGVTLKLGETDLAALRFSTCLPQGCLVPVTFDAKALANIKKAATLRIDAFADGGPVQSFTVSLKGFGPALDRVAALMK; encoded by the coding sequence ATGGCCGGCCTCTTTCTCTCCGCAGCGGCCGCGCCGGCTCTGGCGCAGGCGCCGCTTTCCTTTCCGGGCGGTGCCCAGTCGGTCAGCGAGGATTTCCAGGATTGGCGGGTGCAATGCGCCATCCAGCAGAGCGTGAAGCGCTGCGCCGTCCTTCAGCAGCAGATGGATCCGCGCAGCCAGCAGCGGCTGCTGGCAGTTGAGCTGCAGGCCAAGGGCGACAAGGCGGAGGGGCTGCTTTTCCTGCCCTTCGGGCTGGCCATCGACAAGGGCGTGACCCTGAAGCTCGGCGAGACCGACCTTGCCGCCCTGCGCTTTTCCACCTGCCTGCCGCAGGGCTGCCTGGTGCCGGTGACCTTTGATGCCAAGGCCTTGGCCAATATCAAGAAAGCCGCAACCCTGCGGATCGATGCCTTCGCCGATGGCGGACCGGTTCAGAGCTTCACCGTCTCGCTCAAGGGATTCGGACCCGCTCTGGATCGCGTCGCTGCGTTGATGAAGTAG
- a CDS encoding tetratricopeptide repeat protein: protein MATPEEAIALALSLLRAGHLDAASSLLAQILDDTPNHPDALHYSGLLKARQGDAEGAVGLVRRAVEGDPANLPAWNNLGNLFMRLDRLDEAAEAYRTCLALQPDHPQALSNLGLLMRVSGDIEGAEALYRRALQARPDFPEALNNLGAIGLAYGDLPAAELLLARAVELEPRFPGARLNLGKALAGQGRLAEAATHYWEAIALGSREGVAHKLLIYALVETGRRDEALETARRWHRDAPDDAVARHHLAALSGEDVPARATDAYVEATFDAFAETFDAALDKLDYRAPQLVAGAVAALHPTPEARLLTLDAGCGTGLCAPLLRPYAARLDGMDLSAGMLAHAARRGLYDRLDKAEIEAGMAARPRAYDLIACADTLCYFGDLSGVLAAAVGALRPGGALVFTVEALDGDTGAFRLHPGHGRYAHAPAYVAASAAAAGLEVAGMSREILRREGAQAVQGLVVACRKPETT from the coding sequence ATGGCCACGCCCGAAGAAGCCATCGCCCTCGCCCTCTCCCTCCTCCGCGCGGGCCACCTCGACGCGGCCTCAAGCCTGCTTGCCCAAATTCTCGACGACACCCCCAACCACCCCGACGCCCTGCATTATTCCGGCCTGCTGAAGGCGCGCCAGGGCGATGCGGAAGGGGCGGTCGGGCTGGTGCGGCGGGCGGTGGAGGGGGACCCGGCAAACCTCCCGGCATGGAACAATCTCGGCAACCTCTTCATGCGGCTGGACCGGCTGGACGAGGCGGCGGAGGCCTATCGCACCTGCCTTGCGCTCCAGCCCGATCATCCCCAGGCCCTCTCCAATCTCGGCCTGCTGATGCGCGTCTCCGGCGACATCGAAGGCGCCGAGGCCCTGTATCGCAGGGCGCTTCAGGCGCGGCCGGATTTTCCCGAGGCGCTCAACAATCTCGGCGCCATCGGCCTTGCCTATGGTGACCTTCCCGCCGCCGAGCTTCTTCTGGCCCGTGCCGTGGAGCTGGAGCCCCGCTTCCCCGGCGCCCGGCTCAATCTGGGCAAGGCGCTGGCGGGCCAGGGCCGGCTGGCGGAGGCCGCGACCCATTATTGGGAAGCCATCGCCCTCGGCAGCCGGGAGGGCGTGGCCCACAAGCTCCTCATCTATGCCCTGGTGGAAACCGGGCGCCGCGACGAGGCGCTGGAGACGGCGCGGCGCTGGCATCGGGACGCCCCGGACGATGCCGTTGCCCGGCATCATCTGGCCGCCCTCTCCGGCGAGGATGTGCCGGCCCGCGCCACCGACGCTTATGTGGAGGCCACGTTCGACGCCTTCGCCGAAACCTTCGATGCCGCCCTCGACAAATTGGATTACCGCGCGCCGCAGCTGGTGGCCGGCGCGGTCGCCGCGCTTCATCCTACCCCCGAGGCCCGCCTGCTCACGCTCGACGCGGGCTGCGGCACCGGCCTGTGCGCGCCGCTGCTGCGCCCCTATGCGGCGCGGCTGGATGGCATGGACCTGTCTGCCGGCATGCTGGCCCACGCTGCGCGACGCGGGCTCTACGACCGCCTGGACAAGGCCGAGATCGAAGCCGGCATGGCGGCGCGCCCGCGGGCTTATGACCTCATCGCCTGCGCCGACACGCTCTGCTATTTCGGCGACCTGTCGGGCGTCTTGGCCGCTGCCGTCGGCGCACTCCGGCCGGGCGGGGCGCTCGTCTTCACGGTGGAAGCGCTGGATGGGGACACCGGCGCGTTCCGTCTCCATCCCGGCCATGGCCGCTACGCCCATGCCCCCGCTTATGTGGCAGCATCGGCCGCCGCGGCGGGCCTGGAGGTGGCGGGGATGAGCCGCGAGATCCTCCGCCGGGAGGGCGCGCAGGCGGTCCAAGGGCTGGTGGTCGCCTGCCGCAAGCCGGAAACCACCTGA